One window of the Eucalyptus grandis isolate ANBG69807.140 chromosome 6, ASM1654582v1, whole genome shotgun sequence genome contains the following:
- the LOC120294883 gene encoding 1-aminocyclopropane-1-carboxylate oxidase homolog — MAATHSDKAPDQAEPRYDRESELKAFDTSRTGVKDLVGSRVSKLPYRPTALIFSILIGDLQGVHEDSSKRKEMVCRVCQACEDWGFFQVVNHVIGDGILSGIIDGERRFHKQESEVKKEL; from the coding sequence ATGGCAGCGACCCACTCGGACAAAGCCCCCGACCAAGCAGAGCCTCGATACGATCGCGAGAGCGAATTGAAAGCCTTCGACACCTCAAGGACTGGCGTGAAAGACCTCGTCGGCTCCAGAGTCTCCAAGCTCCCTTATCGCCCAACCGCTCTGATCTTCAGCATTCTGATCGGGGACTTGCAAGGAGTTCATGAAGATTCCAGCAAGCGCAAGGAGATGGTCTGCAGAGTTTGCCAGGCGTGCGAGGATTGGGGTTTCTTCCAGGTGGTGAATCACGTGATCGGAGATGGCATCCTGAGCGGAATCATCGACGGCGAGAGGAGGTTTCACAAGCAGGAGAGCGAGGTGAAGAAGGAGTTGTGA